The following is a genomic window from Rubidibacter lacunae KORDI 51-2.
CTGCAGGAATCGGTATACCGGGTCGGTGTTAATGTCCTGGGTATAACGCCAGTAATCTACGTGCTCGGGCAGCTCGTGGAGCATCCAGCCCATGTGACTCCACCAGAATCCCTTGTTGGAGTCATGGGGATCGAGGTCGAGGTCTGAGTACTTGTGGTGAATGCGGTGAATGCCAATCCACTCGATCGGTCCGCCTTGAGCCGCAAGTGTGCCGCAGAAGACTAGGATGTACTCCAGCCACTTCGGTGTCTGGAAGGAGCGATGGCTCACCAGTCGGTGGTAACCTAGCGTCACGCCGATGCCGCCCGTGATCCAGTACAGCACAAACGCCACGCCTAGCGCCGACCAGGAAAAGTTACTTGGCAACAGAGCCAAGAGGGCGACCCCGTGGATCAGCGCCATGTAGATGATGGTTGCCCAATCGACAGGCGGGCGGGTTTCGGTAGCAACAGTCATGCAAGACCCCAAATGCGTTGTGTTATCAGTGATATTCTGCTCGGATTGATGCAAAGCACGCTTTTAGACGACGTATGGGGGAAAATCCGCCCTCTCCTTGGCGCATGAACAGCACGGAGCTGCTGCAAGAAGCAGAAAAAGCACTATTCACGATTTTTTACGCAATTGACGCCCAGGTCAAGGCAAA
Proteins encoded in this region:
- a CDS encoding acyl-CoA desaturase — translated: MTVATETRPPVDWATIIYMALIHGVALLALLPSNFSWSALGVAFVLYWITGGIGVTLGYHRLVSHRSFQTPKWLEYILVFCGTLAAQGGPIEWIGIHRIHHKYSDLDLDPHDSNKGFWWSHMGWMLHELPEHVDYWRYTQDINTDPVYRFLQNYFILIQVALGLLLFALGGWSWVIWGIFVRLVVVFHCTWFVNSATHKFGYRSLDSTDCSRNCWWVALLTFGEGWHNNHHACQYSARHGLKWWEIDVTWMAIQTLQFLGLAKNVKLMDAKE